From the Solea senegalensis isolate Sse05_10M linkage group LG16, IFAPA_SoseM_1, whole genome shotgun sequence genome, one window contains:
- the slc35f4 gene encoding solute carrier family 35 member F4 isoform X2, translating into MKKHSARVAPLSSYSTQVLTCPISEGEDGSESHGDTAGSETSGENRFYQTCANAVLKVLGGLLVVLCVSSSWMGTTQLVKLTFQSFSCPFFISWFSSNWNILFFPIYYSVHVMTTQEKQTPIQKFRECSKLFGEDGMTLKLFVKRTAPFSILWTLTNYLYLLALKKLTATDVSALYCCHKAFVFLLSWIVLKDRFMGVRIVAAIMAITGIVMMAYADGFHGDSFVGVALAVGSASTSALYKVLFKMFLGSANLGEVAHFLSTMGFFNLILISFVSLILYFTKVEHWGSLSSLPWGYLCGLAGLWLVFNILVHVGVVLTYPILISIGTLLSVPGNAAVDVLKHEVIFSVVRLAATCIICLGFLLLLLPEEWDSVTLRFLATIADKKTEEHGEELTESSVHTRSRSRANGTVSIPLA; encoded by the exons ATGAAGAAGCACTCGGCCCGAGTGGCTCCTCTCAGCTCGTACAGCACTCAGGTCCTGACCTGCCCCATCTCTGAAG GAGAGGATGGTTCAGAGTCCCACGGCGACACAGCAGGCAGCGAGACCAGCGGAGAGAACCGTTTCTACCAGACCTGCGCCAACGCAGTCCTGAAGGTCCTGGGTGGTCTGCTGGTGGTGCTGTGCGTGTCCTCCTCCTGGATGGGCACCACGCAGCTGGTGAAGCTGACCTTCCAGTCTTTCTCCTGTCCCTTCTTCATCTCCTGGTTCAGCAGCAACTGGAACATCCTCTTCTTCCCCATCTACTACTCGGTGCATGTGATGACGACACAGGAGAAGCAGACGCCCATACAGAAGTTCAG GGAGTGCAGCAAGTTGTTTGGGGAGGATGGGATGACGCTTAAGCTTTTCGTAAAAAGGACGGCGCCCTTTTCCATCCTGTGGACGCTGACCAACTACCTGTACCTGCTGGCCTTGAAGAAACTGACCGCCACGGACGTCTCCGCCCTCTACTGCTGCCACAAGGCCTTTGTCTTTCTCCTGTCTTGGATCGTCCTCAAGGATCGGTTCATGGGTGTTCGG ATCGTGGCGGCCATAATGGCCATCACGGGGATTGTCATGATGGCCTATGCTGACGGTTTCCATGGTGATTCCTTTGTGGGCGTGGCACTGGCTGTGGGCTCAGCCTCGACATCAGCTCTTTATAAG GTGCTGTTCAAGATGTTTCTTGGCAGCGCCAACCTCGGAGAGGTGGCCCACTTCCTCTCCACCATGGGCTTCTTCAACCTCATCCTCATCTCTTTCGTGTCCCTCATCCTCTACTTCACCAAGGTGGAGCACTGGGGCTCGCTGTCCTCACTGCCCTGGGGATACCTGTGTGGACTGGCAGGACTGTGGCTGG TGTTTAACATCTTGGTGCATGTCGGTGTGGTGCTGACCTACCCCATCCTAATCTCCATCGGGACCCTGCTTAGTGTGCCGGGCAATGCAG CCGTCGACGTTTTGAAACACGAGGTGATCTTCAGCGTGGTGCGCCTGGCGGCCACCTGCATCATCTGCCTGGGCttcttgctgctgttgctgccggAGGAGTGGGACTCGGTCACTCTGCGTTTCCTGGCCACGATTGCAGACAAGAAGACGGAGGAGCACGGCGAGGAGCTCACGGAGTCCAGCGTCCACACTCGCAGCCGCAGTCGAGCAAACGGTACCGTCTCGATTCCCTTAGCATGA
- the slc35f4 gene encoding solute carrier family 35 member F4 isoform X1 — translation MISAESVEESGEEPCIRLDPLKITQLPSGDSRAAFTESGSKVTANGVHDIEDRILRITGYYGYNPGYSSHRREDGSESHGDTAGSETSGENRFYQTCANAVLKVLGGLLVVLCVSSSWMGTTQLVKLTFQSFSCPFFISWFSSNWNILFFPIYYSVHVMTTQEKQTPIQKFRECSKLFGEDGMTLKLFVKRTAPFSILWTLTNYLYLLALKKLTATDVSALYCCHKAFVFLLSWIVLKDRFMGVRIVAAIMAITGIVMMAYADGFHGDSFVGVALAVGSASTSALYKVLFKMFLGSANLGEVAHFLSTMGFFNLILISFVSLILYFTKVEHWGSLSSLPWGYLCGLAGLWLVFNILVHVGVVLTYPILISIGTLLSVPGNAAVDVLKHEVIFSVVRLAATCIICLGFLLLLLPEEWDSVTLRFLATIADKKTEEHGEELTESSVHTRSRSRANGTVSIPLA, via the exons ATGATAAGCGCGGAGAGCGTTGAGGAGAGCGGAGAGGAGCCGTGCATCCGTCTGGATCCCCTGAAGATCACGCAGCTGCCGAGCGGTGACAGCCGCGCCGCGTTCACGGAGAGCGGCTCCAAAGTGACCGCCAACGGGGTGCACGACATCGAGGACCGGATTCTGAGGATTACCGGTTACTACGGCTACAACCCGGGATACTCCAGTCATAGaa GAGAGGATGGTTCAGAGTCCCACGGCGACACAGCAGGCAGCGAGACCAGCGGAGAGAACCGTTTCTACCAGACCTGCGCCAACGCAGTCCTGAAGGTCCTGGGTGGTCTGCTGGTGGTGCTGTGCGTGTCCTCCTCCTGGATGGGCACCACGCAGCTGGTGAAGCTGACCTTCCAGTCTTTCTCCTGTCCCTTCTTCATCTCCTGGTTCAGCAGCAACTGGAACATCCTCTTCTTCCCCATCTACTACTCGGTGCATGTGATGACGACACAGGAGAAGCAGACGCCCATACAGAAGTTCAG GGAGTGCAGCAAGTTGTTTGGGGAGGATGGGATGACGCTTAAGCTTTTCGTAAAAAGGACGGCGCCCTTTTCCATCCTGTGGACGCTGACCAACTACCTGTACCTGCTGGCCTTGAAGAAACTGACCGCCACGGACGTCTCCGCCCTCTACTGCTGCCACAAGGCCTTTGTCTTTCTCCTGTCTTGGATCGTCCTCAAGGATCGGTTCATGGGTGTTCGG ATCGTGGCGGCCATAATGGCCATCACGGGGATTGTCATGATGGCCTATGCTGACGGTTTCCATGGTGATTCCTTTGTGGGCGTGGCACTGGCTGTGGGCTCAGCCTCGACATCAGCTCTTTATAAG GTGCTGTTCAAGATGTTTCTTGGCAGCGCCAACCTCGGAGAGGTGGCCCACTTCCTCTCCACCATGGGCTTCTTCAACCTCATCCTCATCTCTTTCGTGTCCCTCATCCTCTACTTCACCAAGGTGGAGCACTGGGGCTCGCTGTCCTCACTGCCCTGGGGATACCTGTGTGGACTGGCAGGACTGTGGCTGG TGTTTAACATCTTGGTGCATGTCGGTGTGGTGCTGACCTACCCCATCCTAATCTCCATCGGGACCCTGCTTAGTGTGCCGGGCAATGCAG CCGTCGACGTTTTGAAACACGAGGTGATCTTCAGCGTGGTGCGCCTGGCGGCCACCTGCATCATCTGCCTGGGCttcttgctgctgttgctgccggAGGAGTGGGACTCGGTCACTCTGCGTTTCCTGGCCACGATTGCAGACAAGAAGACGGAGGAGCACGGCGAGGAGCTCACGGAGTCCAGCGTCCACACTCGCAGCCGCAGTCGAGCAAACGGTACCGTCTCGATTCCCTTAGCATGA